One genomic window of Desulfomonilia bacterium includes the following:
- a CDS encoding ABC transporter permease — protein sequence MMNLPNGEMRRMNVKQSKKWNTDDLRELGIFIAFIIIVCVLMIFSPPGFRSGRNMLNILKQTSINGILATGMMYVIITGGIDLSVGSIAALSGVMAAHFAHPGEYPLIIPILLPVFIGTLVGLFNGIGVTYGSIPPFIVTLGSMTIFRGAALIASKGQPV from the coding sequence ATGATGAACCTGCCGAACGGGGAGATGAGACGAATGAATGTGAAACAAAGTAAAAAATGGAATACAGACGATCTTCGAGAGCTGGGGATTTTTATTGCCTTCATTATCATTGTCTGTGTCCTGATGATTTTCAGCCCTCCCGGTTTTCGCTCGGGACGCAATATGCTGAACATTCTGAAGCAGACTTCCATCAACGGTATTTTGGCAACCGGCATGATGTATGTGATTATCACCGGCGGGATCGATCTTTCGGTCGGTTCGATCGCAGCGCTGTCCGGTGTGATGGCCGCGCATTTTGCCCATCCTGGGGAGTATCCGTTGATCATCCCGATCCTGCTGCCGGTGTTCATCGGGACACTGGTCGGCTTATTCAATGGCATCGGTGTGACCTATGGCAGTATCCCGCCGTTCATTGTGACGCTGGGTTCGATGACGATTTTCCGCGGCGCTGCGCTGATTGCCAGCAAGGGACAGCCGGTTTT